One Rosa chinensis cultivar Old Blush chromosome 5, RchiOBHm-V2, whole genome shotgun sequence genomic region harbors:
- the LOC112203500 gene encoding protein DOG1-like 4, protein MNGFTSFNDTWFQQLHRLVQQLSSCPKHPTTTEHQHHLLHVINKVMSHYAEYYSVKSLAAEHDALSVFVAPWATTLERSLHWIGGWRPTTAFHLVYSEASIHFEAHIIDILRGFRTGDLGDLSPAQFRRVSELQCETVKEENAISEELSEWQDGVSELMGSSSDLDVKTGLLTSVLKKADDLRLRTVRKVVDLLTPQQAVEFLIAASELHFGVRGWGITQDRHRNNFF, encoded by the exons ATGAACGGCTTCACTAGCTTCAACGACACGTGGTTCCAGCAGCTCCACCGCCTGGTGCAGCAGCTCTCCTCCTGCCCCAAACACCCCACCACCACCGAGCACCAGCACCACCTCCTCCACGTCATCAACAAGGTCATGTCTCACTACGCCGAGTACTACAGCGTCAAGTCTCTGGCTGCCGAGCACGACGCCCTCTCCGTCTTCGTCGCCCCGTGGGCCACCACCCTCGAGCGCTCCCTCCACTGGATCGGCGGATGGCGCCCCACCACCGCCTTCCACCTCGTCTACTCCGAGGCCTCCATCCACTTCGAAGCCCACATCATCGATATCCTCCGCGGATTTCGAACCGGCGACCTTGGCGACCTCTCCCCCGCCCAGTTCCGCAGAGTTAGCGAGCTCCAATGCGAAACT GTGAAGGAGGAGAATGCGATATCGGAGGAGTTATCGGAGTGGCAAGACGGAGTGAGCGAGCTGATGGGAAGCAGTAGCGATCTGGATGTGAAGACGGGTCTTCTGACGAGCGTGTTGAAGAAGGCGGATGATCTGCGGCTGAGAACGGTGAGGAAGGTGGTGGATTTGCTGACACCGCAGCAAGCTGTGGAGTTCTTGATTGCTGCGTCCGAGTTGCATTTCGGAGTCCGTGGATGGGGAATTACTCAGGACCGTCACCGCAACAATTTTTTCTGA
- the LOC112203501 gene encoding probable inactive poly [ADP-ribose] polymerase SRO2, with product MDQTQIVENEASGSNVDITEVEKHQDSVSGAGAAEADPKADKNANESGSGPSGSGSSDPDPFRVFTQDGTMLRVRGASADLIIVKRNFLSGMALAAGETTVVAVHKYPASNLTHRARFQAFRGFLAETVHKYGGIVQNAHLKTALYGGSRDEIAQILVHGFSAANANGGAHGCVQLVPAAHSLDAALFCEVDEAELRHVLVCRVIMGRVQFVPDGSNHVGPDFDTGCDSFTDARTLYVPAGSANSRICADFVISFRAPSCLWDYATYATQASGGFVGASSRGPRPQELPINLFAVLDRLASFVTPLQMTIAVELFWKYKGNNMGRHELIRQLRLMVGEEALVAAAKASASVNN from the coding sequence ATGGACCAGACCCAGATTGTTGAAAATGAAGCTTCCGGTTCCAATGTGGATATAACGGAGGTCGAGAAGCATCAAGATTCCGTTTCCGGTGCCGGTGCCGCCGAAGCTGATCCCAAGGCTGACAAGAACGCTAACGAATCCGGGTCGGGTCCTTCCGGATCCGGTTCCTCTGATCCAGACCCGTTTAGGGTTTTCACCCAGGACGGAACGATGTTGAGAGTAAGGGGAGCCAGTGCGGATCTAATAATAGTCAAGAGGAACTTCCTTTCCGGTATGGCCTTGGCCGCCGGAGAAACCACAGTGGTGGCCGTGCACAAGTATCCGGCTTCTAATCTGACCCATCGGGCCCGGTTCCAGGCTTTTCGGGGTTTCTTGGCGGAGACGGTTCATAAATATGGTGGAATTGTCCAAAATGCCCATCTCAAGACTGCGCTGTACGGCGGCTCTAGGGACGAGATTGCTCAGATTTTGGTTCATGGGTTTAGTGCTGCCAATGCTAATGGTGGCGCCCATGGTTGTGTTCAATTGGTTCCTGCTGCGCATTCTTTGGATGCTGCATTGTTCTGTGAAGTTGATGAAGCTGAGCTAAGGCACGTACTGGTGTGCCGCGTCATAATGGGGAGGGTGCAATTCGTCCCTGATGGCTCGAACCATGTTGGTCCCGATTTCGATACCGGTTGTGACAGTTTTACCGATGCTAGGACGCTTTATGTGCCTGCCGGTTCAGCCAACTCTCGCATTTGTGCTGATTTTGTTATAAGCTTTAGGGCTCCTTCTTGCTTATGGGATTATGCAACATATGCTACTCAGGCGAGTGGTGGTTTTGTTGGTGCTTCTTCAAGGGGGCCTAGACCACAAGAACTACCCATTAATTTGTTTGCTGTGTTGGACCGGCTCGCAAGTTTTGTCACTCCTCTACAAATGACCATTGCTGTCGAGTTGTTTTGGAAGTATAAGGGAAACAACATGGGCCGACATGAGCTGATTCGACAACTGAGACTCATGGTTGGTGAGGAGGCGTTGGTTGCAGCGGCCAAGGCATCAGCTTCGGTGAACAACTGA